The nucleotide sequence TTTTTTCACCCGCTGCCGCGATAGCGTTGTTCGCGCGTCATGCCGCTTGGTTGCAGGGCAAGTTAGACCAACCGTTTCCAGGTCCGACCGTCGTTGTGACCCATCATGCGCCATCGCCCCAAAGCCTGCATCCGCGCTTTGCGAATGCGGCGTTGAGCGCCTGCTTCGTATCCGATGTGGAATATTTGATGGGCAAAGGCCGCGTGGCCTTATGGATTCACGGCCACACTCACGACAGCTTCGATTACACCGTGAACGGCACCCGCGTGGTCTGCAACCCGCGCGGTTACGTGAAAAATGGCGTGAGCGAGAATGCGGCGTTCGACCCTGAACTGATTGTCGAGGTCGGTCAGGCGGACCGCCTCAACGCGGAGACCGCAAGCCGGCCTCCGCTGATCCAAGCAGCTAGCGAATCAAGGCCGAACCCGGCGCATCCGGTCGCCGCGCTGGCGGTACAGGATGATTTCCACCCGGCGATTGAGCTGTTGGCCTTCGGCGGTGCTATTGCTGGCCACGGGTTCCCGTTCGCCGCGGCCCTCGGGATGCAAGCGGGAACCTTCGACGCCCTCGGCTTTCAAAATAGTGGTCACGCTTTCCGCGCGGCGTGCCGACAAGTCGAGATTGTGGCTGTCCGAACCCGTGCTGTCGGTATAGCCCGCCACGTTGGCGTGCAGCCGAGGGCGGCGCGACATGATGCGGGCGACCTGGCGTAGGGTGGGGGCAAAGTCGCGGCTGATATCGGCGCTGTCGCGCTCGAATAAGACCTCGCTGGGCAAGCGCAACCGCAAGTTGCCGTTAGACATCCGTTCCACCCGCATCCCGCGGCGCCGGTATTCGGGCGTGATGATTTGGTCGATTTCGCCTTGAGCGCTGCCCATGCCCTCATCTTCTTCACCGGATTTGTTGTTGAAGCCGGCATTGGGCGCGGCCGCGCCGGCATCGGGCGCGAAAAACCCTGGGATGAAAACTAACCAGGCCAGCAGGCCAAGGCTGGCGATACGCGATACCATCATGATGCTGGACTCCTAATGATTGTTATCGAGAGAGAATTCGCTCGCACAATTCTCAGTTTTACCTGCTTGCGGCCAGTTGGGTGATTTGCTCGGCCACTCTTTGGTATATAGAGACAAAAGATGGCGATGACAAGCACTAATGAGCGGATAAAATGGTCTATGCTTTGCGAGCGCTGGCTTGTGGCAAGCTTGCGAAAGCGGCTGTTTCTCCTGTTATCGGTAGCGTCAGGGAGGTTCGGGCCGACGGCGCTAAGGCTGACTCAGCCTCGGTTTGTGACACGCTCCCTGAAATCCTTTCAGCTCGTGCATAATGCCCGGATTCTAGCTAAAGGTCCGCTCGGCTCCTCTAGAACGGTCGGCGACCTAAATGGCCTGGACTCCTCATCTGGCGGGCTGACTTACAACATTGTCACTTTTTAGCCGC is from Candidatus Competibacteraceae bacterium and encodes:
- a CDS encoding OmpA family protein, producing MMVSRIASLGLLAWLVFIPGFFAPDAGAAAPNAGFNNKSGEEDEGMGSAQGEIDQIITPEYRRRGMRVERMSNGNLRLRLPSEVLFERDSADISRDFAPTLRQVARIMSRRPRLHANVAGYTDSTGSDSHNLDLSARRAESVTTILKAEGVEGSRLHPEGRGEREPVASNSTAEGQQLNRRVEIILYRQRGDRMRRVRP